Proteins from a single region of Nitrospira sp.:
- a CDS encoding ATP-binding cassette domain-containing protein: MDRTIAIDVNRLCKTYDGHKAVDDLSFQVYAGEIFGLLGPNGAGKSTTLRTLITLLHPTSGTATVLGHDTVREADLVRTLFGYVPQERAIDRFLTGREHLELLGALYHLTKEEATKRIAELLKLVELEEHADRPAKTYSGGMKRKLDIACGLLPNPKILFLDEPTLGLDVQSRLRIWDYIRMLKARGMTVVMTTNYLDEADQLCDRLAIIDCGKVKTIGSPAELKVALGGDIVSLTIKETARLGALASALKGQPAIRTVNTTATGLDIRVESAEKALPAILEAANKLECRLDFIDYHRPRLDDVFIAHTGRSLRDAAPAEEPA, encoded by the coding sequence ATGGACCGGACAATTGCGATTGATGTGAATCGGCTCTGCAAGACCTACGACGGCCATAAAGCGGTCGACGATCTTTCTTTCCAGGTGTATGCGGGCGAAATCTTCGGCCTGCTGGGGCCCAACGGCGCCGGCAAAAGTACGACGCTGCGCACGCTCATTACGCTGCTGCATCCCACCTCCGGCACTGCGACGGTGCTCGGGCACGATACGGTGCGTGAGGCGGATCTGGTGCGGACGCTGTTCGGCTACGTGCCGCAAGAGCGGGCCATCGATCGATTCCTCACCGGGCGCGAGCATCTCGAATTGCTCGGGGCGCTCTACCATCTGACGAAAGAAGAAGCCACGAAGCGGATCGCCGAACTCCTCAAACTGGTCGAACTCGAAGAGCACGCGGACCGGCCGGCCAAGACCTATTCGGGCGGCATGAAGCGGAAGCTCGATATCGCCTGCGGCCTGTTGCCGAATCCGAAGATTCTCTTTTTGGACGAGCCGACGTTGGGGTTGGATGTGCAGAGCCGGCTGCGGATCTGGGACTATATCCGGATGCTCAAGGCCCGCGGCATGACCGTGGTCATGACGACCAATTATCTTGATGAGGCCGATCAATTGTGCGATCGCCTGGCGATCATCGATTGCGGCAAGGTCAAGACGATCGGTTCGCCGGCCGAGCTGAAAGTGGCGCTCGGCGGCGACATCGTGTCGCTCACGATCAAGGAAACCGCGCGGCTTGGCGCCTTGGCTTCCGCTCTCAAGGGGCAGCCCGCCATTCGCACGGTGAATACGACAGCCACCGGCCTCGACATTCGCGTGGAATCCGCTGAAAAAGCCCTTCCGGCCATCTTAGAGGCGGCGAACAAACTGGAATGCCGCCTCGATTTTATTGACTATCACCGTCCCCGGTTGGACGATGTCTTTATCGCCCATACGGGCCGTTCTTTACGAGACGCGGCGCCTGCGGAAGAACCAGCGTAG
- a CDS encoding ABC transporter permease has product MAHYWQEIGALTMRWVRRLSREKFSMLFTLVQPMLFWLIFFGNLFQRAADVQVTQAPNYISFLAAGVVVMTVLNNGLAGGVDLLFDKENGFLERLMSAPIHRSSVILSRFIFVMTITSLQVLVILGIAFLFGVHPATGLLGVGMILLIGMLFGVGLTAISMAMAFSVKSHGDFFSVLGFLSLPMIFLSSALVPLTAMPTWMSVLAQFNPMTWAIDAVRPLILTNWSDALPHVGMAIVVMVIFDALCLYGGAKAFRRAMG; this is encoded by the coding sequence ATGGCGCACTATTGGCAAGAAATCGGGGCTCTGACGATGCGATGGGTTCGCCGTCTGAGCCGGGAAAAATTCAGCATGCTCTTCACGCTGGTGCAGCCGATGCTGTTCTGGCTGATCTTCTTCGGCAATCTGTTTCAGCGCGCGGCGGATGTGCAGGTGACCCAGGCGCCCAATTACATCAGCTTCCTCGCGGCCGGTGTGGTCGTGATGACGGTGCTGAATAACGGGTTGGCCGGCGGCGTCGATCTGCTGTTCGACAAGGAAAACGGATTTCTCGAACGGTTGATGTCCGCGCCGATTCACCGGAGCTCGGTCATTCTGAGCCGGTTTATCTTCGTGATGACGATCACGTCTCTGCAAGTCTTGGTGATCCTCGGTATCGCGTTTCTCTTCGGCGTGCATCCGGCCACGGGATTGCTCGGCGTGGGCATGATCCTCTTGATCGGCATGTTGTTCGGTGTGGGGCTGACAGCCATCTCGATGGCGATGGCCTTTTCGGTGAAGAGTCACGGCGACTTTTTCTCGGTCCTCGGATTCCTCTCGCTCCCGATGATTTTCCTCAGCTCGGCGCTGGTGCCGCTGACGGCCATGCCGACCTGGATGAGTGTTCTGGCGCAATTCAACCCCATGACCTGGGCGATCGACGCCGTGCGGCCTCTGATTCTCACCAATTGGAGCGATGCCCTGCCGCATGTGGGCATGGCGATCGTCGTCATGGTCATTTTTGATGCGCTGTGCTTGTATGGCGGAGCCAAAGCGTTCCGCCGGGCGATGGGCTAG
- a CDS encoding transglutaminase-like domain-containing protein: MVIPESQIRALIRLLSDEDARIVETISDKLIDIGPSAVPLLQEAEIEQPEMADRIATILEEIRWGKLEDEMRAMAAGPDATMSLEQGAFLIARYTYPLLDTAEYGRLLDTMAQEVRERIGPRASGEETVNALNRYVFTEQGFKGNTKNYYEVENSYLNRVIDRRVGIPISLSVVYLLIGQRLGLPLHGIGMPGHFLVKYESDRYKIFIDCFNGGALLTEKNCARFLTEAGYGFDDKYLQHSQVRGILSRMVKNLLAIYSKMDEPVKTARFTTLIEILGGEPREEGL; this comes from the coding sequence ATGGTGATTCCAGAGAGTCAAATACGCGCCCTCATCCGGCTGTTGTCCGATGAGGATGCACGCATTGTCGAGACCATCAGCGATAAGCTGATCGATATCGGTCCGTCGGCGGTACCGCTGCTTCAGGAAGCCGAGATCGAGCAGCCGGAGATGGCGGATCGCATCGCGACGATTCTGGAAGAGATTCGTTGGGGTAAGCTCGAGGACGAAATGCGGGCCATGGCCGCGGGCCCTGACGCGACCATGAGTCTGGAACAGGGGGCGTTTCTCATTGCCCGGTACACGTACCCCCTGCTCGATACGGCGGAGTACGGGCGGCTGCTCGATACGATGGCGCAGGAAGTCCGGGAACGGATCGGCCCGCGCGCATCCGGTGAAGAAACGGTCAATGCGTTGAACCGCTACGTGTTCACCGAGCAGGGCTTCAAGGGCAACACCAAGAACTATTACGAAGTCGAGAACAGCTATCTGAATCGCGTGATCGATCGGCGGGTAGGGATTCCCATCAGCTTGTCGGTGGTCTATCTCCTCATCGGGCAGCGCCTGGGTCTGCCGCTGCATGGCATCGGGATGCCGGGCCATTTTTTGGTGAAGTACGAGTCGGACCGCTACAAGATTTTCATCGATTGCTTCAACGGCGGAGCGCTGTTGACGGAAAAGAATTGCGCCCGGTTCTTAACGGAAGCCGGGTATGGATTCGATGACAAGTATCTGCAGCACAGCCAGGTTCGCGGCATCCTCTCCCGCATGGTGAAGAATCTTCTGGCGATCTATTCCAAGATGGATGAGCCGGTGAAGACGGCGCGGTTTACCACGCTGATCGAAATTCTCGGCGGGGAGCCCCGCGAAGAGGGCTTGTAG
- a CDS encoding MBL fold metallo-hydrolase, with protein sequence MRLTILGSGTNVHPTRAAAGYLVRTDQTMLLDFGPRTLSNLLKTGIDRHRITHILFSHFHADHFSDFITFYFDAVIYTKHGGGWRPDLTLIGPRGAKTLFRSIMATFPSFSDPPFRVHLKEVTDRAFWIGETLITPRRVVHVPDLNSVGYRIEHKNKTLVYSGDAQYCDSLVRLCREADVAVLDCSFPATKPGPVHMHAGECGQVAEEAGVDRLVLSHFYPPADRADVKAQAAENFRGTVMKGKDLLTIRL encoded by the coding sequence ATGCGGCTGACCATTCTCGGCTCTGGCACGAATGTTCACCCGACCAGGGCCGCCGCCGGCTATCTCGTCCGTACCGACCAGACCATGCTGTTGGACTTCGGCCCCAGGACACTGTCCAATCTCCTGAAAACCGGCATCGATCGCCATCGCATCACGCATATCCTCTTCTCTCATTTTCACGCCGACCACTTTTCTGATTTCATCACCTTCTACTTTGACGCGGTGATCTATACCAAGCATGGCGGCGGGTGGCGCCCCGACCTCACCCTGATCGGCCCGCGCGGGGCGAAAACGCTGTTCCGCAGCATCATGGCCACCTTCCCCAGCTTTTCCGATCCGCCGTTCCGAGTACATCTGAAAGAAGTGACGGACCGAGCCTTTTGGATCGGTGAGACGCTCATTACTCCCCGTCGGGTCGTGCATGTCCCGGATCTGAATAGCGTGGGATATCGGATCGAGCACAAGAACAAGACGCTGGTCTACTCAGGCGATGCGCAATACTGCGACAGCTTGGTACGCCTGTGCCGTGAAGCCGACGTGGCCGTGCTGGACTGTTCGTTCCCGGCGACGAAGCCGGGGCCGGTGCACATGCATGCGGGGGAATGCGGCCAGGTGGCGGAAGAGGCCGGCGTGGATCGACTGGTGCTATCGCATTTCTATCCGCCCGCAGATCGCGCCGACGTGAAAGCTCAGGCAGCGGAGAATTTTCGCGGGACCGTGATGAAGGGGAAAGATCTGCTGACGATTCGACTCTGA
- a CDS encoding MarR family transcriptional regulator — protein MHANTHINPSSLDPMTAAEYAPAMELPDLKDDPHLKLVRPLVEAYQAFWLADNRHIRSLKLTPSQFDVIATLGDTDGMTCSELSARTLVTKGTLTGVLDRLAAKGLIRRESVDSDRRQIRIQLTEKGDGVFRKTYAAHIAFLKPFFERALSPKEVDDARRLLLRLRDSFKRGTS, from the coding sequence ATGCACGCAAACACTCACATCAACCCGTCGTCTCTTGACCCCATGACCGCGGCAGAATATGCTCCGGCCATGGAACTTCCCGATCTGAAAGACGACCCCCATCTCAAGCTGGTCAGACCGTTGGTAGAAGCCTACCAGGCGTTTTGGCTCGCCGATAACCGCCATATCCGATCGTTGAAGCTGACGCCGTCCCAGTTCGACGTCATTGCGACGTTGGGAGATACGGATGGCATGACCTGCTCTGAGTTATCGGCCAGAACGCTTGTGACCAAGGGGACACTCACCGGCGTGCTCGACCGGCTGGCGGCCAAGGGATTGATTCGCCGTGAGTCCGTCGACAGCGATCGCCGTCAAATCAGGATTCAACTCACCGAGAAGGGCGACGGCGTCTTCCGCAAAACTTACGCAGCCCATATCGCGTTTCTGAAACCGTTTTTCGAACGGGCATTGAGCCCGAAAGAGGTCGACGACGCGCGGCGGCTGCTCCTCCGCCTTCGTGACAGCTTCAAGCGAGGAACTTCCTAG
- a CDS encoding HEAT repeat domain-containing protein: MLRRADQGQANLSAIVILLGVVITSVWVWKRLSLESQEYVIDQAIPLAAAVLGIGVLVMVVIKKIRRRVQQTRKRDRLLAAFLRETVRDKKLELSFALAEVNGYRVNGLESVAPALKELWVSTLRRAVGEKQHRIRGMAASHLGVLQDRSIVPLLLAALEDDHAYVRSCAALGLGRLRASEARGKLEEVMKEDWDQTTRSRAKEALERLTPP, translated from the coding sequence ATGTTGCGACGCGCTGACCAGGGCCAGGCCAATCTGAGCGCCATTGTCATCCTCCTAGGGGTCGTCATTACCTCGGTGTGGGTGTGGAAACGGCTGTCACTGGAATCGCAGGAATACGTGATCGACCAGGCGATTCCGCTGGCCGCTGCGGTGCTCGGCATCGGCGTGCTGGTGATGGTGGTTATTAAGAAGATCCGTCGGCGGGTGCAGCAAACCCGCAAACGGGATCGCTTGCTTGCGGCCTTTCTGCGGGAAACCGTTCGCGACAAGAAACTTGAGCTGTCATTCGCCCTGGCGGAAGTGAACGGGTATCGGGTGAACGGGCTTGAATCGGTGGCCCCGGCGCTCAAAGAGCTCTGGGTGAGCACGTTGCGCCGCGCGGTCGGGGAGAAGCAACATCGCATTCGCGGGATGGCCGCCAGTCACTTGGGGGTGCTGCAGGACCGTTCGATCGTTCCGTTGTTACTCGCCGCGCTCGAAGACGATCATGCCTATGTCCGGTCCTGCGCGGCCTTGGGATTGGGCCGCCTGCGCGCCTCCGAGGCCCGGGGAAAACTTGAAGAAGTGATGAAGGAAGATTGGGATCAGACCACGCGCAGTCGCGCCAAAGAAGCGCTGGAACGACTCACGCCGCCATAA
- a CDS encoding metallophosphoesterase, translated as MSHSWPDRARAFVGTCLSEPFYRLFSLFPQCEIGLSEHAVTRLTFPHRVLAGHRAVHLSDLHLDRHQPRHDLIADEVKGLEPDWIFITGDLLNVPEGLPHLFRFLAQLRTIAPVYITLGNHDHYSGVPVEQFRHWAERHRITLLINESATIHTNGGELALVGVDDPSLHRADLRCLPAQAQHRFTLLLAHAPNILDQMEPQHHANLILCGHSHGGQWRIPGIPTIWLPPGCNGRIAGHHEKGGQRLYVNRGLGWSFLPLRWNCRPEIALIQWTVESAAPAIMAA; from the coding sequence GTGAGCCATTCGTGGCCCGATCGTGCCCGGGCGTTTGTCGGCACCTGCCTGAGCGAACCCTTCTATCGCCTCTTCAGCCTGTTTCCACAGTGCGAAATCGGCTTGTCGGAACATGCCGTCACCCGTCTGACCTTTCCTCATCGGGTGCTGGCCGGCCACCGGGCCGTCCATCTGAGCGATCTCCATCTCGACCGCCACCAGCCCCGCCACGATCTGATCGCCGACGAAGTCAAAGGATTGGAGCCGGACTGGATTTTCATTACCGGCGACCTGTTGAATGTCCCGGAGGGCCTGCCTCACCTGTTTCGATTTCTCGCGCAACTGCGCACCATTGCCCCGGTTTATATCACGCTGGGCAATCATGACCACTACAGCGGCGTTCCCGTCGAACAGTTCCGCCACTGGGCGGAGCGGCATCGGATCACGCTGCTCATCAACGAGTCGGCGACGATTCACACGAACGGCGGCGAACTGGCCCTTGTCGGGGTGGATGATCCGTCGCTGCACCGGGCCGATCTCCGATGCCTACCTGCCCAAGCACAGCATCGGTTTACGCTGCTGCTCGCGCACGCCCCGAATATCCTCGATCAAATGGAACCGCAGCATCACGCCAACCTGATTTTGTGCGGACACAGCCACGGAGGGCAGTGGAGAATTCCAGGAATTCCGACCATCTGGCTGCCGCCAGGCTGCAATGGCCGGATTGCCGGGCACCACGAGAAGGGCGGCCAGCGGCTGTATGTCAATCGAGGACTCGGCTGGTCGTTTCTCCCGCTGCGGTGGAACTGCCGGCCGGAGATCGCCCTGATCCAGTGGACCGTCGAATCAGCCGCTCCGGCCATTATGGCGGCGTGA
- a CDS encoding tRNA pseudouridine(13) synthase TruD: MNIQAEPFLTASIPGIGGVMRATHEDFQVEERPLYLPCGDGEHLYLSVTKRGLSTPDLVKNFSSVLGVKAQAIGVAGLKDARAVTTQMVSVQGVDQDRISRLAIDEQVLKVEVLGRHRNRLRTGHHAGNRFRLVVRDVASHAAESVPAILAELGRRGVPNYFGPQRQGKRGDNHEVGAALLQDARRREKMSRAKRMWYLNTYQSYLFNLILARRIDRIDQVAVGDWAMKSQNGACFLVEDAEKEQIRADCFEISPTGILFGSRVSWAEGEPGVIEQAVVAEAGTTQEALVAAAKDCGFRGERRALRVPLAELEWALDGTALTLTFALPPGAYATSVLREVMKPSAGL; the protein is encoded by the coding sequence GTGAATATACAAGCCGAGCCGTTTCTTACCGCCTCAATCCCCGGCATCGGCGGGGTGATGCGGGCGACCCACGAGGATTTTCAAGTCGAAGAGCGTCCGTTGTATCTCCCGTGCGGAGACGGCGAGCATCTGTATCTGAGCGTGACCAAGCGCGGATTGTCGACGCCGGATCTGGTGAAGAACTTTTCGTCGGTGTTGGGTGTGAAAGCGCAGGCGATCGGGGTCGCCGGATTGAAAGATGCGCGCGCGGTGACGACCCAGATGGTCTCGGTCCAGGGTGTCGATCAAGACCGGATCTCCCGGCTGGCGATCGACGAGCAGGTGCTAAAGGTGGAGGTGCTGGGACGGCACCGCAATCGTTTGCGGACCGGCCATCATGCGGGGAACCGGTTTCGCCTGGTGGTTCGTGATGTGGCCTCGCATGCGGCAGAGTCGGTGCCGGCCATCCTCGCCGAGCTGGGACGCCGCGGCGTCCCGAATTACTTCGGTCCGCAGCGCCAGGGAAAACGCGGGGACAACCATGAAGTCGGCGCCGCCTTGCTGCAAGATGCCCGTCGACGCGAGAAGATGAGTCGGGCCAAACGGATGTGGTATTTGAACACGTACCAGTCCTATCTCTTCAATCTTATTCTGGCCAGGCGTATCGATCGGATCGATCAGGTGGCCGTCGGCGATTGGGCGATGAAGTCGCAGAACGGCGCCTGTTTTTTAGTCGAGGATGCGGAGAAAGAACAGATTCGCGCCGACTGTTTCGAGATCAGTCCGACAGGCATCTTGTTCGGCTCACGCGTGTCCTGGGCCGAAGGAGAGCCGGGCGTGATCGAACAAGCGGTCGTGGCTGAGGCGGGCACGACGCAGGAGGCGTTGGTTGCGGCAGCCAAAGACTGTGGTTTTCGCGGTGAACGACGGGCCCTGCGTGTTCCGCTGGCTGAATTGGAGTGGGCGCTCGACGGGACGGCACTCACCCTCACGTTTGCGCTGCCCCCTGGCGCCTACGCGACGAGTGTTTTGCGAGAGGTCATGAAACCGTCCGCCGGCCTTTGA
- a CDS encoding TIGR00300 family protein: MTTVQETIVLRGHIIDSLILAKVLDLILMMGGSFDLDQVEIGRTREDQSQAQIIVRAPTLATLNHILHAIQPHGAVVERDSDCILQPAPADGVFPDEFYSTTHLPTEVRLNGTWLEVQRVEMDLGIAVDQQQMTARTVPMADVRKGDRIVTGQAGVRVIPMQRPRERDVFAFMESTVSPERPHSHVIADVARRMQLIRDERRAGSGQAKVLLAGGPAIIHAGGRDALTWLIEEGFIHVLFCGNALAAHDMEADLYGTSLGYALTVGHAVPHGHAHHLRTINRIRAIGSIRGAVESGVIKRGIMAACIRAGVHLVMAGTIRDDGPLPGVITDSMQAQAAMREAIPGVGLALLVASTLHAVATGNLLPAAAPTVCVDINASVPTKLADRGSFQAVGLVMDAASFLNELARQLGRSL, from the coding sequence ATGACGACGGTTCAAGAAACGATCGTCCTGCGTGGCCACATTATCGATTCACTGATCCTGGCGAAGGTTCTGGATCTGATTCTGATGATGGGAGGTTCGTTTGACCTCGATCAGGTCGAGATCGGCCGCACCCGGGAGGATCAGTCGCAGGCGCAGATTATCGTACGGGCGCCGACGCTCGCCACGCTGAACCATATCCTGCACGCGATTCAACCGCACGGCGCCGTGGTCGAGCGCGACTCCGACTGCATTCTGCAGCCGGCCCCAGCCGACGGCGTATTCCCCGACGAGTTTTATTCCACCACCCATTTGCCGACCGAAGTGCGCCTGAACGGCACATGGCTCGAGGTCCAAAGGGTCGAGATGGACCTGGGCATTGCCGTAGATCAGCAACAGATGACTGCCAGAACAGTTCCGATGGCCGATGTCCGTAAGGGAGATCGGATCGTTACCGGGCAGGCCGGCGTGCGCGTCATTCCGATGCAGCGGCCTCGCGAGCGCGATGTCTTTGCCTTCATGGAGTCCACGGTCTCCCCCGAACGTCCGCATAGCCACGTTATTGCCGATGTAGCCCGGCGGATGCAGCTGATTCGCGACGAGCGGCGAGCGGGAAGCGGGCAGGCCAAGGTCCTGCTGGCCGGAGGGCCTGCGATCATTCATGCCGGCGGGCGGGATGCGCTGACGTGGTTGATCGAGGAAGGATTCATCCACGTGTTGTTCTGCGGCAATGCCTTGGCGGCGCACGATATGGAAGCCGATCTCTACGGAACCTCGTTAGGTTACGCGTTGACTGTCGGGCATGCGGTTCCGCACGGGCATGCGCATCATCTGCGAACCATCAACCGGATTCGAGCGATCGGCAGCATTCGGGGCGCCGTCGAATCCGGCGTGATCAAGCGCGGGATCATGGCGGCCTGCATCAGGGCCGGGGTTCACCTGGTGATGGCCGGCACGATCAGAGACGATGGCCCATTGCCCGGGGTCATCACCGATTCGATGCAAGCGCAAGCGGCCATGCGGGAGGCGATTCCGGGAGTCGGGCTGGCGCTCCTGGTCGCCTCCACGCTGCATGCGGTGGCTACCGGTAATCTGCTGCCCGCCGCCGCGCCGACCGTCTGTGTCGACATCAATGCGTCGGTTCCCACGAAGCTCGCCGATCGAGGCAGTTTTCAAGCCGTCGGCCTGGTGATGGATGCGGCCTCTTTTCTCAACGAACTGGCCAGGCAGCTGGGGAGGTCCCTGTGA
- a CDS encoding arginine deiminase-related protein → MSRLLVCPPDYFDIEYEINPWMRRSNTVDHVSAVTQWHGLMHVLEWEVGAVLERMRPVPGLPDLVFTANAGVVVGRRAVVSRFRYPERQREEAYFEDWFRSAGYDVVTLEPEFFFEGAGDLLGFSDCWFGGYRQRSDIRVFPLLSDVFTREIIPLELVDGRFYHLDTCFCPLSGGELLYFPAAFDTDGQEVIIERVPEGARFVVPESEALRFACNAVCAGKHVVLPAGCSETERQLQSRGYRTHSLPLDEFMKSGGSAKCLTLALD, encoded by the coding sequence GTGAGCCGGCTGTTAGTCTGTCCTCCGGACTATTTCGACATCGAGTATGAGATCAATCCCTGGATGCGGCGTTCAAACACGGTCGATCATGTCAGTGCCGTCACGCAGTGGCACGGTCTCATGCATGTTCTCGAGTGGGAAGTTGGCGCCGTGCTGGAGCGGATGCGTCCGGTGCCGGGGTTGCCGGACTTGGTGTTTACCGCCAATGCCGGTGTGGTCGTCGGCCGACGGGCGGTCGTCAGCCGGTTTCGCTATCCCGAGCGCCAACGGGAGGAAGCCTATTTCGAGGATTGGTTTCGCAGTGCCGGCTATGACGTGGTGACGTTGGAGCCCGAGTTCTTTTTCGAAGGTGCCGGGGACCTGCTGGGATTTTCCGATTGCTGGTTCGGAGGCTATCGCCAGCGATCGGACATACGGGTGTTCCCGCTGCTCAGCGACGTCTTTACGCGTGAGATCATTCCCCTGGAACTCGTCGACGGACGGTTTTACCATCTCGATACGTGCTTCTGCCCTCTGTCAGGCGGCGAGCTGCTCTACTTTCCGGCGGCGTTCGATACGGATGGACAGGAGGTCATCATAGAGCGGGTGCCCGAAGGGGCTCGTTTCGTTGTCCCTGAAAGCGAAGCGTTGAGATTTGCGTGCAATGCGGTGTGTGCGGGGAAACATGTGGTGTTGCCTGCAGGATGTTCCGAGACGGAACGGCAGCTCCAGTCCCGTGGATATCGAACGCACTCTCTGCCGCTGGACGAATTTATGAAGTCCGGCGGGTCGGCGAAGTGTTTGACGCTCGCGCTCGACTGA
- a CDS encoding zinc ribbon domain-containing protein, protein MQTCPSCHQSLPEINRFCTQCGQRLAATASSSPVQSQAPTPPPTTPEQLNLNVLYGMVGTLIVAVLLPPWETPPSQPPEFLGFHSVLSPPTSEAIVSRMLLTIELTTVTIAGLYAAFFFRKR, encoded by the coding sequence ATGCAGACTTGTCCAAGTTGTCACCAGTCGCTGCCGGAGATCAATCGCTTCTGCACCCAGTGCGGACAACGACTCGCGGCGACCGCATCATCCTCGCCGGTCCAGTCCCAGGCCCCGACCCCTCCGCCGACAACCCCGGAGCAATTGAATCTGAATGTGCTCTATGGCATGGTCGGCACATTGATCGTCGCCGTGTTGCTCCCTCCCTGGGAAACCCCGCCGAGTCAGCCTCCGGAATTCCTCGGCTTTCACAGTGTCCTCTCCCCGCCGACCTCCGAGGCGATCGTCAGCCGCATGTTGCTCACCATCGAGCTGACCACCGTGACGATTGCAGGCCTCTATGCCGCCTTCTTTTTCAGAAAGCGATAA
- a CDS encoding OmpW family outer membrane protein produces the protein MTQQMHTKHTFGGALLAGLLSFLIATPYAYPEAYIGGQIGTTLAGNTLKGVELTDFSPPGTMSDRELASSALIGVKVGYYFPRARWFGIESEFFQTTPHIKQQNTRITIPNGATLKDFGPVAGGTVEGTLSGDYFRVRAFVPINLMFRYHKTRLQPYLGIGMGVFMANVKTTATGFEGSQSSTSIGFNTKAGLEYYITRHLSAFGEWKHSRASFNFDGNSTGGFGFKADYNPHFIAFGLNYHF, from the coding sequence ATGACGCAACAAATGCATACGAAACACACCTTTGGAGGAGCCCTCTTGGCAGGCCTCTTGTCCTTTCTTATCGCCACGCCCTACGCGTATCCCGAAGCCTACATCGGGGGACAGATCGGAACCACACTCGCAGGCAACACACTCAAGGGTGTCGAGCTGACGGACTTCTCGCCGCCAGGAACCATGTCCGACCGGGAACTCGCGAGTTCGGCCCTCATCGGGGTGAAAGTGGGTTACTATTTCCCGCGGGCTCGCTGGTTTGGTATCGAGTCGGAGTTTTTTCAGACGACTCCGCATATCAAACAGCAGAACACCCGAATCACAATCCCCAACGGCGCCACCCTGAAAGATTTTGGCCCAGTCGCGGGAGGGACCGTGGAAGGCACGCTTTCCGGAGACTATTTTCGAGTTCGCGCGTTTGTTCCCATCAATCTCATGTTTCGCTACCATAAGACCAGATTGCAACCCTATCTAGGAATCGGGATGGGCGTCTTTATGGCCAACGTCAAAACAACGGCAACGGGATTCGAAGGTTCTCAGAGTTCAACGAGCATCGGGTTCAACACAAAAGCCGGCCTCGAATATTACATTACTCGGCATCTCAGCGCGTTCGGCGAGTGGAAACATAGTCGAGCTAGTTTCAACTTTGACGGAAACAGTACCGGCGGATTCGGATTCAAAGCTGACTATAATCCGCACTTTATCGCGTTCGGTCTCAACTACCACTTCTAG